A genomic stretch from Edaphobacter aggregans includes:
- a CDS encoding thiamine pyrophosphate-binding protein has product MKKYSDLLAEWLVELGYTHCFFVAGGNIMHLLESLSHKLTCIPVVHEVAAGIAAEYFNEVHLGPKAFALVTAGPGLTNIVTALAGAFLESRELLVIGGQVKLADLSRGKVRQRGIQEINGVAIAGPVTERSVLLEAVVDRSAFAQITRSGLNGRHAPVFVEIPLDIQGVQVDPTDLSTPVPAFTPTFAPISAETIASIAARLKSAQRPVILLGAGIDRATTNALLASRALTDLGVPLTFTWNAMDRIPVDHPLYFGRPNTWGQRYSNILLQQSDLLLALGTRLSLQQSGFNWQQFIPVGEIIQVDCDPFELSKGHPKVATPICGDANEVLRAITKADLGSHTEWLSFCRDVKAALPLVEPVNNTGPGFLSPYVFVEKLSALATETDVVIPCSSGSAYTTMMQAFDQKAGQLIVNNKGLASMGYGLSGAIGAAIAASPRRTILTEGDGGFTQNLQELGTVSVNQLNLKIFLYDDDGYASIRMTQKNYFGGRYVGCDINTGLGMPIWSKLFEAYGIPLQELRPGFEQCPAFLEAFNAPGPAAFLVKIDPEQTYFPKISSRVTASGSMESNPLHLMTPDLDPATAAKVFLYLTKP; this is encoded by the coding sequence TTGAGCCACAAGCTGACTTGCATTCCAGTAGTGCATGAGGTTGCGGCCGGCATCGCAGCTGAATACTTCAACGAAGTGCATCTCGGTCCCAAGGCCTTTGCACTTGTGACCGCCGGCCCTGGTCTCACCAACATTGTGACCGCACTAGCAGGTGCCTTTCTTGAGAGTCGCGAGTTGCTCGTCATCGGCGGCCAGGTAAAGTTGGCGGACCTCTCGCGAGGAAAAGTCCGCCAGCGAGGGATTCAGGAGATCAATGGAGTTGCTATCGCGGGCCCAGTAACGGAACGTTCCGTATTGCTGGAAGCCGTCGTCGACCGCTCTGCTTTTGCGCAGATAACGCGTTCCGGTCTTAACGGCCGCCATGCCCCGGTCTTTGTGGAGATTCCGCTCGACATCCAGGGCGTCCAGGTAGACCCCACCGATCTAAGTACCCCCGTCCCAGCCTTCACCCCAACCTTCGCGCCCATCTCCGCCGAAACCATCGCCAGCATCGCCGCACGCCTCAAATCCGCCCAGCGCCCCGTCATCCTCCTCGGAGCCGGCATCGACCGCGCCACCACCAACGCCCTCCTCGCCAGCCGCGCTCTCACCGACCTCGGCGTTCCCCTCACGTTCACTTGGAACGCCATGGACCGCATCCCCGTCGACCACCCGCTCTACTTCGGCCGCCCCAACACATGGGGCCAGCGTTACTCCAATATCCTCCTCCAGCAGTCCGATCTCCTCCTCGCTCTCGGCACCCGCCTCAGCCTTCAGCAGAGCGGCTTCAACTGGCAGCAGTTCATCCCGGTTGGCGAAATCATCCAGGTAGACTGCGACCCCTTCGAACTCTCCAAGGGCCACCCCAAAGTCGCTACTCCCATCTGCGGAGACGCCAACGAAGTCCTCCGCGCCATCACCAAAGCCGACCTCGGCTCACACACCGAATGGCTCAGCTTCTGCCGCGACGTCAAAGCCGCTCTTCCCCTCGTCGAGCCCGTCAACAACACCGGCCCAGGCTTCCTCTCGCCATATGTCTTCGTCGAGAAGCTCTCCGCCCTCGCCACCGAAACCGACGTAGTAATCCCCTGTTCCAGCGGCAGCGCCTACACCACCATGATGCAGGCGTTCGACCAGAAGGCCGGTCAGCTCATCGTCAACAACAAAGGCCTCGCCTCCATGGGCTACGGCCTCAGCGGAGCCATCGGAGCCGCCATCGCCGCAAGTCCCCGCCGCACCATCCTTACCGAAGGCGACGGAGGCTTCACCCAGAACCTCCAGGAGCTAGGCACCGTCTCCGTCAATCAACTCAACCTCAAGATCTTCCTCTACGACGACGACGGTTACGCCTCCATCCGCATGACGCAGAAAAACTACTTCGGTGGCCGTTACGTAGGCTGCGACATCAACACCGGCCTTGGCATGCCCATCTGGTCAAAGCTCTTCGAGGCCTACGGCATCCCCTTGCAGGAACTCCGTCCCGGCTTCGAACAATGCCCCGCCTTCCTCGAAGCCTTCAATGCCCCCGGACCAGCCGCATTCCTCGTCAAGATCGATCCCGAGCAAACCTACTTCCCCAAAATCAGCAGCCGCGTCACGGCCTCCGGCAGCATGGAGTCCAACCCTCTCCACCTCATGACCCCCGATCTCGACCCGGCCACCGCTGCCAAGGTCTTCCTCTATCTCACCAAACCCTAA
- a CDS encoding FkbM family methyltransferase, producing the protein MNSSPDPALSSEQHLELAALRSAFEAGAFNKATYSREIWKIHQRLFEYSAFLAGTNVASIEITDQGVIFNLRDPRVKLRCMPNDQRHVAIASLNFRNYESEELGAVLRLAKTCSTIFDVGANVGIYSIAIGQRFPDSKLIAFEPVAATYGELQRNLTLNGVSNVTALNQGLSDRAYEATFYFDPTVSGAASGAPLGAEFGPTQTLTCPVETLDAFVDRTGISPDFIKCDVEGGELRVFRGAVKTLERAKPIVFTEMLRKWAARFDYHPNDIIALFRDIGYQCFALDGNTLHSFAEMTETTVETNFFFLHTERHLEMVRFLGLLP; encoded by the coding sequence ATGAATTCATCCCCCGATCCGGCCCTGTCATCCGAGCAACATCTGGAGCTGGCCGCGCTGCGTTCCGCATTCGAAGCCGGAGCCTTCAACAAGGCAACCTACAGCCGCGAGATCTGGAAGATTCATCAGCGCCTCTTCGAATACTCCGCCTTCCTCGCCGGCACCAACGTCGCCTCCATCGAAATCACCGATCAGGGCGTCATCTTCAACCTGCGCGATCCCAGGGTCAAGCTCAGGTGCATGCCCAACGATCAGCGCCACGTAGCAATCGCCAGCCTCAACTTCCGCAACTACGAATCCGAAGAGCTCGGCGCAGTCCTTCGTCTCGCCAAGACCTGTAGCACCATCTTCGACGTCGGCGCCAACGTAGGCATCTACAGCATCGCCATCGGCCAGCGCTTCCCCGATTCAAAACTCATCGCCTTCGAGCCCGTCGCCGCAACCTACGGCGAGCTGCAGCGCAACCTCACCCTCAACGGCGTCAGCAACGTCACCGCCCTCAATCAGGGCCTCTCCGATCGCGCTTACGAAGCCACCTTCTACTTCGACCCCACCGTCTCCGGAGCCGCATCTGGAGCCCCTCTCGGCGCAGAGTTCGGCCCCACCCAAACCCTCACCTGCCCTGTAGAAACCCTCGACGCCTTCGTCGACCGCACCGGCATCTCTCCCGATTTCATCAAGTGCGACGTAGAGGGTGGCGAGCTCCGCGTCTTCCGCGGAGCCGTCAAAACCCTCGAGCGCGCCAAGCCCATCGTCTTCACCGAAATGCTCCGCAAGTGGGCCGCCCGCTTCGACTACCACCCCAACGATATCATCGCCCTCTTCCGCGATATCGGCTACCAGTGCTTCGCGCTCGACGGCAACACCCTGCACTCCTTCGCCGAGATGACCGAGACCACCGTCGAGACCAACTTCTTCTTCCTCCACACCGAGCGCCATCTCGAGATGGTGCGTTTCCTCGGCCTGCTCCCCTAG
- a CDS encoding NAD-dependent epimerase/dehydratase family protein: MPSLNNAIVEEDLASIVSASLPWDSFSGTTVLITGAAGFLPAYMVETLLYLNRSHLARPARVIAIVRNLDRARERFRHHLDDPNLQILVQNISDPLTFREPFDFAIHAASQASPVFYRTDPVGTLSANVLGIWHLLEAARQHPVRGFLYFSSGEVYGIIKSNSGPIAEDDGGFLDPTDVRSCYGESKRMAETMCVAWAHQYGIPTRIVRPFHTYGPGMRLDDGRVFADFVRDILKGGPIVLQSDGSARRSFCYLADATLGFFTVLLLGKNGEAYNVANPNGECSIAELVDCLVAEFHSEGITVERRARTDQNYFVSPIVSTVPNIDKAKALGWNPAHSIEQGFRRTVESYR; the protein is encoded by the coding sequence ATGCCTTCTTTAAACAATGCAATCGTCGAAGAAGACCTAGCCTCCATCGTCAGCGCATCGCTCCCCTGGGATTCGTTCTCCGGCACTACCGTCCTCATCACCGGAGCAGCCGGCTTCCTTCCCGCCTACATGGTTGAGACCCTCCTCTACCTCAACCGCTCACACCTCGCCCGCCCCGCCCGTGTAATCGCTATAGTTCGCAACCTCGACCGCGCCCGCGAGCGCTTCCGCCATCACCTCGACGACCCTAACCTCCAAATCCTCGTCCAGAATATCTCCGACCCGCTCACCTTTCGCGAGCCCTTCGACTTCGCCATCCACGCCGCCAGCCAGGCCAGTCCCGTCTTCTACCGTACTGACCCCGTAGGCACCCTCTCCGCAAACGTCCTCGGCATCTGGCACCTCCTCGAAGCCGCGCGGCAGCACCCAGTCCGCGGCTTCCTCTACTTCAGCAGTGGCGAGGTCTATGGCATCATCAAGAGCAACAGCGGCCCCATCGCCGAAGACGACGGCGGCTTCCTCGATCCCACCGACGTCCGCTCCTGCTACGGCGAAAGCAAGCGCATGGCCGAGACCATGTGCGTCGCCTGGGCTCATCAATACGGCATCCCTACGCGCATCGTCCGCCCCTTCCACACCTATGGCCCCGGCATGCGCCTCGACGACGGCCGCGTCTTCGCCGACTTCGTCCGAGACATCCTCAAAGGCGGTCCCATCGTTCTCCAAAGCGACGGCAGCGCCCGCCGCAGCTTCTGTTACCTCGCCGACGCAACCCTCGGCTTCTTCACCGTCCTTCTCCTCGGCAAAAATGGCGAAGCCTACAACGTAGCCAATCCAAACGGCGAGTGCAGCATCGCAGAGCTAGTAGATTGCCTCGTCGCTGAATTCCACAGCGAAGGCATCACCGTCGAACGCCGCGCACGCACCGATCAGAACTACTTCGTCAGCCCCATCGTCTCCACCGTCCCCAACATCGACAAAGCCAAAGCCCTCGGTTGGAACCCGGCTCACTCCATCGAGCAGGGTTTCCGAAGAACAGTCGAAAGCTACCGCTGA